CTTTGTCAGTGGCTAACATAAATTGTAGTTCTTCAGTCGACTCCCACACACCAACAGCAAGACCTGCAAGAAATGCCGCTCCCATAGCAGTTGTTTCAGTCACTTGCGGTCTAAGCACATTAACATTGGTAATATCTGACTGAAATTGCATAAGGAAGTCATTTGCTACTGCACCACCATCAACACGAATTTGTTTTAATTCAACGCCAGAGTCTTTAATCATCGCATCCAATAAATCACGAGACTGATAAGCAATAGATTCAAGTGCAGCACGAATAATATGATTCCGATTCGCTCCACGTGTTAGGCCTAATATTGCACCTCTTGCATCAGCATCCCAATAAGGCGCGCCTAAACCAACAAACGCAGGGACGACATACACACCATTCGTATCGCTTACCTTGTCAGCATAATACTGAGTATCACAAGCATCTTGAATGATCCCTAACTCATCTCGTAGCCATTGAATAATGGCCCCGCCCATGAAAACTGAACCTTCAAGCGCATAACAAGCTTGGCCTTTATCGCCAATCGCTACAGTAGTTAATAAACCATGTGTAGACTCTACGGCTTTATCACCGGTATTCATTAACAGAAAACAGCCTGTGCCATAAGTATTTTTAACCATCCCCGGCTGTAAACATAACTGACCAAAAAGCGCCGACTGCTGATCTCCAGCCATTCCTGCTACAGGAATACCATTACCGCCAGCCAATTCGGTATAACCATAAACTTCACATGATGATTTAACCTCAGGCAGCATCGAACGCGGAATACCAAATAAATTTAACAATTCATCGTCCCACTCTTGGGTGTGAATATTAAATAACATGGTTCGACAGGCATTCGTTGGCTCGGTAACATGTACTTTCCCCTGAGTCAGCTTCCACACTAACCACGTATCAACCGTGCCAAATAATAAATCTCCTGCTAGCGCTTGCTCACGCGCACCATCAATATTGTCCAAAATCCATTTAATTTTTGAAGCAGAAAAATAAGGGTCCAATACTAACCCTGTTTTCTTGGAGATTAATAACTCAGCCCCCTGCGCTTTGAGCTGCTGACAAATTGATTGACTGCGGCGACATTGCCAAACAATAGCATTATAAATCGGCTTACCAGTGTGCTTATTCCACACAATTGTGGTTTCACGCTGATTGGTAATGCCGATGGCAGCCACATCATGACGACTGATCCCTGCTCGGGTTAATACTTCAACTAATGATGAACTTTGTGAAGACCAAATTTCCATAGGGTCATGCTCAACCCAACCCGCTTGCGGATAATGTTGTCGAAATTCTCGTTGAGATACCGCCACAATGTCGGCTTGATGGTTAAACACAATAGCGCGGGAGCTAGTTGTTCCTTGATCTAATGCAACAATGTATTTTTTAGATTGCATGTAACTATCTCTTTATTATTAATTTTATGTGATTGTGTAACATTAACATGGCTAATCAATCACCAGTCCTTTTATGTGATTTATCATACTTTACCTTGCAATTGTTTTGCTGTCATCTCAGCCAGTCAATTTGTCACACCTTTTAAAAATAGTAACCCACAGATTGATGTACAGTATTAAAACAAAATAACCGTAAAATGAATGTTCATAATATAAGAGGAACTCAA
This Shewanella aestuarii DNA region includes the following protein-coding sequences:
- the glpK gene encoding glycerol kinase GlpK, with translation MQSKKYIVALDQGTTSSRAIVFNHQADIVAVSQREFRQHYPQAGWVEHDPMEIWSSQSSSLVEVLTRAGISRHDVAAIGITNQRETTIVWNKHTGKPIYNAIVWQCRRSQSICQQLKAQGAELLISKKTGLVLDPYFSASKIKWILDNIDGAREQALAGDLLFGTVDTWLVWKLTQGKVHVTEPTNACRTMLFNIHTQEWDDELLNLFGIPRSMLPEVKSSCEVYGYTELAGGNGIPVAGMAGDQQSALFGQLCLQPGMVKNTYGTGCFLLMNTGDKAVESTHGLLTTVAIGDKGQACYALEGSVFMGGAIIQWLRDELGIIQDACDTQYYADKVSDTNGVYVVPAFVGLGAPYWDADARGAILGLTRGANRNHIIRAALESIAYQSRDLLDAMIKDSGVELKQIRVDGGAVANDFLMQFQSDITNVNVLRPQVTETTAMGAAFLAGLAVGVWESTEELQFMLATDKVFSANMADEQRDKLYQGWQRAVKQVSTH